GGGTGGAACTGGAAGGGTCTGGTCAACAGCCTCCGGGGCCGCCTGGCCACAGGCAACCGCTACACCGATGAGGAGGTCCGGGCTGCGATCTACGCCCTGCTCCAATTGGAGCCCATCAGCGAGGAGGCCAGGAATGCCCTGAACGACCTGGCCACCAGTTGGTTTCTTTTGCACCACCTGGCCCATGCGAATGACGGGAAGACCCTAGGGACTCTTCTCTTGCCCCTCCTGATCTATAATCCAACCGGCCAGCTGCAGTCCCTAGGAGGGGGAGCGAGCCAGGGAGCCCAGAGATACGCCGGCTTTCTCCGGAACCCCCAAGGGGTCGATCTCCGGGACATGGCCGAACTTTTGGCAGAGCTCTCGGGATGTAGGGAAACCAACTTCTCCGTTCAGAGCGTCATTGAGGCTATCAACAGGAATCCCCAAGCAAAAGAACTTGTGGCGACTCTCCTCGACCACCTCAAGGAGGCATACCCTGAGGCGTTCTCCCCGGAGATCCTTCTGGAATGTGGCAAGAGCCTTTTCGATCTCCTGGGGAAGGAGACCTTCGAAGCCATGTACCGGAGGCAGCAAGACGAAATAGTCAGAGCGGCCCAGTCAAGGGGGTTTGCCCTACATCTCCTCCCTGCTTACCGTAGGATCCTCTGGGCGGCCGGGGGCGGCCCGCCGGGAGCGTTTCTGCAATTCTTAGGCGAAGGCCTGAAGGGACTGCAAAAGAGTGACTGGTTACACCTGCTGAAAGAGGGTTGCGGCTCGGACGCGTTGGGCCTCCTCCGGGACCTTCGGGGGCAGGGTTTCCCGGTTGAACTGGACCACAGGCTCGCTGACGCCCTTGAGGAGGCTGCGACGGCCCTCCTCGACGATGAAGAGGCGTACGACCCGGCGACCATTCGGGCCTATCTAGATTTCCTAACCGGAGACGCGCGGAAAAACCTCTCAGCGCGGATGGCCCGGGGCCTCTCGAAGCTCCTCGGGGAGTACGGGGGCTGGGGCGCGGAGAAGTTCCTGGGAGCCGTGGGAGAGGTGGTCCTGGAGGGCGCTGAGGAAGTGGGTGTCGAGGACCTGAATGATCTGCTGCTGACCTGGCTTCCGAACGCCCTTACGCGGCTTTCCCAGACGGAGCTTGAGTGGTTCGCCGAGCTGCTCAAAAAGCGCCGAACCCTTGTTCCGGATCTGGATGAAGCGATCCGGGGAGAAGCCCTCAAGCGGGTGGAGGAGGTGCGAACGGCCGTCGAGGACGAGAGGATCCGGGGGGCGCTCGAGGGGATAGCCGGCTTTCTCCAGGGAGAAGAGGCGGGCCAGGAGGATTGATGCGAGCTCCTGGGTTGTCACTGACTTGGGTAAGCCGGTGACGAGGTTCCGGGAGTTCATCGGGTATCCGGAGAAGCCATCCGAGTGGAAGTACCCGTACAACCCGCGCGAGGAGTAGCCCGACCAGTACCCTCACGTCCCCGATGCGGTGCCGGTCTGAGTACCGACCGGTTGCTCCGGGCAGCACAACAACCTACCAGGGCAAGGGGGGAGATGATCGGCCCGAAGGAAAGGAGCCCGTAGCGCCAAATAAGTGTTTCACAAAATGAATATTTTGTTGAATGAAAGGCCCGGTCGAACCGTCCCCGAGCCCTTTGGCGGTGGAGGTCCTCGCGGGCCTGTCGCCGGGGCCCGGCGCGGCCCTTCCCCCCCGCCAAGCTGCCGCCGTCACCCCCTCGGTGCAACGGAACGTCCAGCAATCCGGTCGGACGTCAGGCTTTGCGACACCGGCGGGACGGGTTGCGAAGGCCGCGCGAGGATGCGGGCAAGGCAGCTTTCGGCGTCTTGTCTCCTCCCACCTGGCGATGGAAGCACCGCAAGGCCCGGTGCCTGCCTACCAGCCTCAGTCGTAAATCCGATACAAGAACCACTGCCGGGCCGGGATCCGGTAGTCGATCTCGTATACCCCGCCGTCCTGGGTTTGCACACGGTAGACGAATCGCTCTTCGGGCGGATCCTGTTCCCACCACGGCCCGATCTCGCGCCACTCCTCCAGCACCTCCGCAACGACACGGCGGATGCCCCGCCACACGAACGCCACCGGGCGGTTCCGACGGTCAGCCTCAACGCGAATCGGGCGGTCGATCAGGCTCATGACCTTGCCCCACGGAACACCGATACAGGCGTCCCGACATCGCTGTTCAGCAAGACCTCGATGCGGAAGAGGCGGTCCAGCATGCTCTGGGCGCTGCTGCGTCATGCACGGTTGATGAAAAGATCCAGTACCACTGCAGTAGCCAAAGCGAGCAGATAGCCACCAAGGTTCGGCACGAGCCGCCCGTCGGCTGCAAGGAGCAAGCCAATCCCCACCATGAATCCCGTCGCGGCGAAACGCGGCATTCGGGCGCGGCGCCTGCGCCGCACCCGGCGAGCCGATCCCCGCTTCGGCGCGGTTCGGCCCCTGCGAGCCCGGGCCGGCGCGGTTGCAGCCAACGGCCCCCCCTCCCCCATCGGCATCCGGCGTCGATCGCTCACGTAGCGGCGACTCGTTCCTCACCCGGTCTGCGTCGGCTTCCCGGCCTGCGGCCGCCGAGGCCGGGGTCTGGCTGCCTGCCCTTTCGGCCGGCCGAAATCGCCCTTCGGTGCTTGCGAGGCGACGCAGGCCCGCCGGCTACGCCCGAAACGGAAAGGTATTCGGGATCCCACGAAAGTGTTTTCTGTTCGCCGTGCAGACGGGGAGCCCCGTCGCCTCGGCCAGGGCCCGCAGGCGTGCGTCCCCGAACGAGTCGCAGGTTGGATCGGCGGCCCAGTAGTACAGTGCCTTGAGGACGGCCGGCTTGTTCTCGACCTGGACCGTTTCCAGGCCGATGAAGGTGCTCAGGTAGTCCGCCACGGCCTTGCGGTCCTGGCGGAAGACGTGGCGGTACAAGGCGTACGTAAGCTCGTGAATCGTGATGAGATCGAGGAAACCCTCGGCCCTGCCCTGCTGAAGATCCGCGAGGAGCGCCTTGCACGTCTCCGCGAGCGGATCCCGAAAGAACGGATGGATGAAGAGGTTCGCGTCAAGCCACCCGAGCTGCCTGCGCTCAGCGTTCACCGGCCGCGGCCGCCTCCCGCTCGGACCGATCCAGCACCGCAAACGGCAGGGCGTCCCGGGCGACATCCTCGGCGACCGTCTCCCAGAGATCGGCGGGCACGGGCCCGTCGACGCGCCACCGGTCGAAGTATTCATCGAGCGAACGGGTCGTTCGCACGACACGGAACCGCCCTTCGTCCGGCCCCGTGGCCTCGAACAGGAGCACGTCACCAGGCCGGATCCGTAGGGCTCCGCGAACCTCCGCGGGAATCGTGACTTGGCCTCGGGCCTGCACACGTCCGAGCCCCATGGCCATCCCTCCCCTCTCCCCCACCATCCTAGCATACACCCCCCGGTGCTGCATGGCATAATGGAGTATGGCGTACTCTCGGACGTTTGTATGCAAGTCGCGGAACGAAGTTGCCACCCAGGGGGATGGAGCGTGCGCAGCGAGCTGCCCGTAC
The nucleotide sequence above comes from Thermaerobacter sp. FW80. Encoded proteins:
- a CDS encoding DUF6504 family protein produces the protein MSLIDRPIRVEADRRNRPVAFVWRGIRRVVAEVLEEWREIGPWWEQDPPEERFVYRVQTQDGGVYEIDYRIPARQWFLYRIYD
- a CDS encoding AbrB/MazE/SpoVT family DNA-binding domain-containing protein, with product MGLGRVQARGQVTIPAEVRGALRIRPGDVLLFEATGPDEGRFRVVRTTRSLDEYFDRWRVDGPVPADLWETVAEDVARDALPFAVLDRSEREAAAAGER
- a CDS encoding PIN domain-containing protein, whose protein sequence is MNAERRQLGWLDANLFIHPFFRDPLAETCKALLADLQQGRAEGFLDLITIHELTYALYRHVFRQDRKAVADYLSTFIGLETVQVENKPAVLKALYYWAADPTCDSFGDARLRALAEATGLPVCTANRKHFRGIPNTFPFRA